The Cryptomeria japonica chromosome 9, Sugi_1.0, whole genome shotgun sequence DNA segment ataataataaataaattcagaaATATAGGCAACAAAACTAATATAAAAACTACCTTCATCCTCATCAATAACCAGCAGAATAAATAAAGACTAAGGGGACTACAAGTGTCAGAGTTGTCCCCTAAGCTGTAGACAATGATAATTAGTTAGTATTAATAATAAATTGGTTAAGTAAGTCTAATGTTAATTGTCAGCAATAATGGGCAATGGTTTACTAAGGTGATGTCTCCTAAGTAACCCAAAAGACAAGATCTTATTAGCAAACCAATTATTATGGAAAAGGTCAGATGTGTTATATCAACATATTAATGTTAACAACGGATACTTGATCGAGTATATTATGAGGGGGGATCGAACAGGAAGGAATATTACCAAATACCGAAGGCCTGTAATAATGAGATCAGAACTGTTATAAAGCTACAAGCAATAACATCTTTGTTCTCGGTAGTATGCACAAAGATGTGCTTAAtacgtatgcttaatatatgaagtgcgataatgtttttatgcagaatttaatgaataaaatactaataaattataataaataaatactgataataatataataattataataaacaAATAAATGTTGATAATTGTATAATAACTATTATTATGATATTAACAGAGAAATGATCTACAGACGaatgtaataatatatatatatataaagataaagtAATGATTTAATCAgacaaataaatattataatataaatcagAAGAACTCTTAAGTTAATATCAGGAAGAAGAATTTGTTTTCTATTATGACTGTTTGTGTTTAAGAAGTGGGGAAATGAGATGTTCCTAATAGGGGGCATTACAATTGGTTTGAGTCTTGACACTTACATTAAGAACTATGGATGTTTGATAGACGaataatttatttatgaatatatTCAGTTTGAGTCATAAGTATCTTGAAATTGATTAATTGTGGCTAAAGCATCCCTAAACCCATGAGGGGAcattactgtatatggtgaaaatggataacaataataacgatattgaaaggttaaatgaattcaaccacaaaaccctagcctaacaacaacaaatatccaccataacatatgaagattacctaagacaatgcaaatcaaatgaaatcacaaagattataccatcacatgtccaatagggtttggatctccattcttcctatctccattgatcttgcttgatataattgctctcagattttatgtgcacaagagctcaacgaagaacggaatgtggttgcaagtaggatcacatatgctcaaaagcgtagtgtagtcaagtgcataaaattgattagggtttgataatgaaggaagcatctccttatatagaagacactatatgaaatggagggataagattgagaggtgtaaacggaggtcggctatgattagagggtaggtagaggaaataataaaataatgaaaggggtaggtagtgtatgaattaagagatgaatgacatgtgtcatgggtagaaaaggttaatgaattaattaaataaataaaatttatttaattaatagaggaagtgggataattaaataaataaaatatttatttaatttaggaaaaagataatttaaataaataaatgtatttatttaaatgagaaataaggctagaagaggataaataaattaattaaataaataaatatttatttaattaatagaagaattaagcttagataattaaataaataaaataagacgtgacaattttaggtgtctacaattacaagtggtatcagagctatgatcttgccatcctgtagggtaaagatgaatcattgaatcattctagtcaataagaagaaaTCTGACAATACGCGTATTCACGTGTATCCTTCGTGTTTGCaattatccatgtgtatgcttcgtgtttttcaTGTGTATGCCCCGTGGTTTGATTCATATTGGTAGATGACTTAGTTTGAGAAAGTTAAAAtcgacattgcttgaggacaaacaaATTTGGGAGGGGTGGACTCTAATGTCCCCACttcgaaatagaatttaataataaatgataataataaaattaaaacattaaaaattaaattaaaatataaaataatataattaaatatgattaattaaaaattaattaagttaatgaaaagtcaaaagacatgaaagaaaAAGTTGTGACTcactcaacaatgagatataaaagggagaagagaacctcatttgagagggaggataaattggaaatgagaagtgtagatctgatttaaataataagtgcagatccgattacgaaaggttgtgtccctttcaaagggtagaaataatgaagatttgcactctttcaaagggtgctaaaggtgaaagggtatgtctcttgtcaaagggcatacatgatgatgaggtgtgacttctccctcaaattgagagatataaaggtaaGGAACCAAaaacatctagtgacatcaccattgatcagatcagatcagaattgttatcaagttacaggcagtaacatccttgttcgtggtatgcatggggatgtgcttaatatgtatgcttagtatatgaagcctgataaagctgttatgcagaatctagtaataatgttgttataaacagcaatatgtatgacaatcatacttaatatcatatatattcataatacatgagaagttagtgtacttatagtctaaatcatgttattattgtcagtatttaagaagatggggatgagatgttccaaagaaggGCAATCTAAATCCAAGCagtaggttaagtcccaagatagggtggggatcagcgatccataagccttgagggtatagacccaagataggtaagggcttggatctgtaaactttgagggaacctattgtagttggtctctaagcactttggtaacatacGTAAACCTTTCTCCCTTAAAaatgaagtagtagcagggtttgatatctatattaataatgatatCAATCATCTAATGAAGAAAAtagataagcacttgttaataactaattgaagaatatcaatcaattttaatatattgaaatagatctggtaggggacattacaaatgtttAATAATTCTCTGCAGTCCCCTCTAATTCAAGTGTGTTCAAGAGCATCTAGAAAACTTGGGAATCGGTTAGAAATAAGGTTATTGGTTGTGAATTCTACAACAATGATGGTAACAAAATCCTTGATTCTAGATCTGTATGGTGGAACTTAGATCACAAAGACAGACCCCTTGCATTGTTATAGGGTTGCTCCTCCAAATTTTGGTACAGTTAAggcatttaaaactttattaatattttgaaCAACATGCAGTTGAGATCTTGGTCTGACTTGAGCTTTGATTATGGCCTTCCTCAGTGCCATTGGAGGACATACTCAGTGGTCAAGGAGCTCATAAAATGATGCCTATTCCTGTTAAGACTACTACTGATACAGACATGGTTACTACTGCTAAATGGTGTGATGGCACAATACTGCATAACTTAACCTCCAAAGTGATTTATTGCTCATTGGTGAAGACACGTGCTGTGACCAGTGACCTGAATGATTGTTGGAAATTAAACCTCACTTTTGCCTAGTGGTTTAAAACTCTTAAATCATTTGTAGTTTAGTATATTAGAACCAAAGAAATATTGCTTTAAATGGCTGCTGTTGTTAAAGAAACTCCCATTGTCCACTCCTAATGTCAACCTCTATCCACTATATAGAGTGCCTGAAAGTGTTGAACACATTCTTTAATTGTGTTTTTGCTAAGGAGGTTTGGTCCATTTTCCTATTTGGGTTAGATTCTTGGGCTTCTAATAAGAGTCATTGTATGTTTGAAACTTTGTTAGGTTGCATTAAAGGTCTTGGCAAAGTTTATAATCTTATTTGGCTTGTTTTATAAGTAAATATTCTTTGGCTTTTGTGAGAGTATACGAATGAAGAATGGTTTCAAAACCGGAAGAGAAAGCTTACTGAGTCTTCCAGATGACTCGTATTCAATGTTGCTCAAAGCAGGTTACCATTACTCTTGAAATTTAGAGGGAGAGGTTCCAAGAGTTGAGGGATCTTGGCCACACCATTGTCAACAGGTCAGAAATCAAGTATGCCAGTTATTGGCCAGAGCCGGGGAAAGGTAATGAAGAGTTTCTAAAAGACTATCTTGAATTCCAAAAGCAATACAATAAGAAGCACCAAGCCACTCTCATGGAGGATTGTGTACCAGTTGATGATGAGTTCATGCCAGAAATTGTGAGATCCAATGAAGACATTTCTACCATTGAGCCACCTATAGGATGGAATGACATAGATAAGTACAATCAAAGCTTTGCTTGAAGTGTTTATGCAGCAGTATTTGTTCCCTTTTGATATTGCAGTGATGACTCATTCAGTGACAGAGATATATACTTTCTGACAGAATTGATGCATTTTGACAGTTGTTCTCTGATGCTGTAATGTGCGGTGACTGTATCCCTATTTTTTTGTCTCGGCTAAGCATATGTGACAACTCAGAACAGTAGCAGTGATCTAATCCTCcttttgatagttttgatactcaGTGCGGTTGTAATAGGTTATAAATTCTCTTTCCACTGCGTTGtatccctgatctgagacaatgtCTCCGGTGCTTTGGCTTTGGGCATCTTTTGAACAGTGACTTTTATTGTATCCTCATAGATCTTCTTGGTAATATATTATCAATTCAAAAAACTGCTCAACAGTTAAAGGGTGAAACATTTAAAATTTCAGTTTCTTTTAGTTCATTTAAGTTGTTATATAACTTATAACAGCCATTCATTGATGTTCCCGAAATTCTAGAAAAAAATTGTCTCTGTTCCTGTACTCCTGCATCCTCAAAACTCAGAGAAACACAGCTAAAACCTTTAACTAGATACAGACAATATCAACTAAAGGAGCAGAGAAAAGCAACCGATCACTGCTTTTTGGCTGATGTTAAGCTTAGATAATTTAAGCTGTGACAGAGGTTAACAATATAAGATATCTTTAATCTGATCATCATAGGAAGTTTCTCACACAATGACGATGCATTTCCACTTATGGATGGATCTAATTCTGTTCATGTGAGGTCGAACTAATTCCTCTTTTCAGACTAACCATCAATACCAACAGCAGTGCATTTATGTGGTGTATCAAAGTTTACCTTCGCCTCTTGAAAATgcttattatgtatatatatatataattactccTAATCTCATGAATTGTGTTAGCATGTTCGGTGAACCAGTATTTCATTGAGTAAAAGCATACTCCATGGCTTCCATTTTAATCCATTTTATAGAGGGTGAAATTCAAAAGCATTAGAAAACACTCCACCAACAGGACTATGCCCCCTCCCTGTTAATGAGGTTATCGTTTATCAGTGTGCTTGTTGTAAGGCTAGATGCACCTTTCCCCTGCAGGAGTTTCTTAAGCTGAATTCTGATGGTGTCTCTATAGGGAATCTAGGGCTTTCTGGGACTAGAGAAGTGATCAGAGATTCTTGGGCAATCTTGTTAAAGGTGGTTCCTTTTTTCTTGGCTCGAGGATGAATAATGTTGTGGAGTAGAAAGTGGTTGTTGCTGATCTTTCTTTGCTGTCTGTTTTGTGCTGTAAAAGATTGATTGTTGAAGGGGATTTGGCTAATGTTATACTtattcatgttttaagtaaattggATTGCCAAATCTTGAATGGAAGAGGCACAACATTTGTGTAGCagttttgaaaatatattttctcACTGCCAGCAGTAGAGTAATGGAGTGACAGATTTTTAAACAATGCCAGTGTAGGTCAAATGCCTTTCTTGTCACTCGTGACCACTTGGAACCTTGTAAAGGATTGGACAAGTATCTTTTGGTTAAGAAACCCCCCTAGTTAGGACCCTTATTATGGTGTAAACCTGAAGCCTTCTTCCTTTGAATGGAAGAATGATTGTTTTTCATGCTGCTTATGTTCTTAAATTTTTGAAACCAGCTCCATTTATTTCAGGCATCATAATTTGATGGGTATTGTCCTTCCTTTCCCACTGGCCCATATTACTTGTCTCTTGATTGGGAAGGCACGTGTGACCTCTCTCTCATGCATGTTTGGGAAGTGTGGAGATGCCTGAACTTTTTTGGTACTTTCCCATTTGCAAGCTAGTTTGCTGGCAATAGCATTTGGTCCGTTGCTTCTGCGGTGAAGACTTGGTAGTCATTTTGTCTGCTTCTTTTGTGTGAGCTGACCTTGGTGCATATGGCTAGGAAGCATCCTTCTTTTAAGGGCAGGGATCCCTTTTTCAGGTGTAATGTTTCCAACCACAGACCATAATATTTGTCCTGAGTCTTCTTCCTTGAATCTGGTCTGTATATCAAAGGCATTGATGGTATTAGTGTTGTACGCTCGTGGACAACcattatttcagaatttttagcCAAAATGGAGGTTGCTGTGCCCTCAGGGAGGTATATAAATGGTTGTTGCACCTTTTGTTGCATTCTTTGCCAGTCAAGTCAAGGAGTCTATCAGATGAAGATGGTGATGGCGTTGCAGCTGCAGGTGATGAGAAATTGCTGATGTCTTCAGGTAATCTTGAAGTCTTGAATAAAGACTTGTTTGCGATTAACCGTGATGTGTAGCATTTATCCACCTTCTGTGAAGATCTCCATAAATTTGTAACGCTCTGTTGGTGTCCAGCAACTGTGGGACTTTGGAGGTGACCAGCTTGTTTACATTGCCCTCCTTGGCTGGTCATGTTTTGACCTGTGCTGTGTAAAGGGAGGAAATAATGCATGGTGTAAAGTTCACTACTTTGGAGAATCGTGGTTGCACCAAGGTGGCAGATCCTAAACAAGTGATGAGCTGGTGGGTTTAAGCAAGAGGCTGGTGTGCGCAGCTCAGTGCTTGATTTTGGTGGGTGGGAGAATTCCCAGGCTTCTtagcttttttcattttttcatggcAGTTATTCGCTTTCGTGGAACCCACGATTGggaatttttttatttccttttattttgttAGTTCTGTGGTTAGCTACCCCTGCAGGGGTTTGGCGGTTTgtattttgttttatatattttgcTTATCTTGTTCAACCTAGTATTTTGTATATTAGTTTTAGTTTTGAAGGGTTGGgggcctctaaatttatcttaaAAAAAAGAAGCGTGTATGCTCCCTAATATGTATTAGCTATTTTAATACAAGTAATGTTTTGGCAGTGCAACAAtttatgtgatgattttttgggATTTAAGTGCAAAGCTTCGAGTCAATCTACATAAATCCATATTTTACGAGTAGCATTGTAGAAACACTACTTGTATTAAAATGAATGAGCTACaaagctctataatgaatggtttatcaAACAATGAATGGTTTATCAAACACAATACTTGCTGAAGATTTTGCAAATGGTGTAGCAAGCTAATTGGCCTCGATTATGGAAGAAAGTTCAATATTAATGAGTGTTTGAGCTAGAGTAATAATTGATTGCTGATCTGACCTCCTGAATAGTCTTGGTGTCTCACTCATGTAAGTATCACCAGATGCAATGAATGTTAATTAGACCGTTAatgctcatgagagatgggttctagTAAACTGATACTTATGAAATATGGGTCCATATAGATCAACCCAAAACTATGTATCGAAATTTAAAAAATTCATCACATAAAGTGTTAAATAGTCAGAATTTCCTGTCTATTGGATTGGTAATGTAGATAGTATGAAATTTTCTAAACGCATATCATTCAAGTGTAGTAATGCTTCTCTCTGTGCTGCCTTCTTATTCACAAAGAGCAATTCGTTGTAAGCAAGTGCAATGAGTATAAAACCAATTTCTACCACATCTTACGCAGACTGATAGCTTGAATCCATTTTTTTAAGTTTAGAATGCCCATCTATGAGCTTCTGTAAGTATAAACATTTTCCTTCAATAGAAActtcaaaatgtacaaaatataagACTATTCTCTATCACATCTTTGTACAGACTGATAGCTTGAATGTATAAGACCATTTTCCATCACATCTTTATGCAGACTGATAGCTTGAAGTAATTATTTTGCCTGGAATGTCCATCTATGTGCTATTGCATGTACAAGTATTGGAACTGCTTCCTTATTAACCATTTGAATGAAAATGTTGTACTAACCACATTTTCCCTTGAATAATACTCAAAACACACCGATTATAGGACCATTTTCTACCACATCTTCATGCAGAATGATAGCTTGAATACAATTGCTTAGTTAGGCTAGAATGCTCATCTATGAGCTATTGCAAATCTGAGCACTAGAACTGCTTCCTTGTCCACCATTTGAATGAAAATATAATACTAATCACATTTTCCTTTCAATTCAAACTTCAAAGCCCTATAAGCAAAACGCTTTCTGTTATTTCGTAGCCAAAAGACTATTTACTTTCATTTATCTCTAGTTGTGATATTTCATATTTCGTGCAGATTCCAAGACCTGTATACTACCTATGAAGCGGTAACTTACCGGTGGTAGATTCTTCTCCAGCACCCAATAGGCTGATTACATAAACTTTCCATTTTGTGCATCATATCTTCCCTGCAAAGCAATTTCATCAATCCATGGTAAGTTTAGTCATGCCTTAGCCCAAGGCCTTTCTTTTCCATTTTAAATGACATAATCATCAATCATTGAGGAAGACTACTCTCATTGACGGCTCATTTCCAAGGATCTTCTGCTTCTAACATCTTGTTTTCCTTGTGAAGCTCATTTATAATAGACTCATTTAGCATTATGCAATTAGTCTGCATTTCCTTCTCCAACCTGAAAGCTTCGTCCATGTTACCTAATGCAGCGTGCCTACCAATCAAATTATTGTACACTTGTACATTCGGTGCAATACTTCTATCCACCATCTCTTTCAAAAGGTCCTCAGCTTCACACATCCTGCCTTCTTTACACAATCCATTTATCAGTGCACCATATGTCACAACATTTGGTGCAAGGCCCTTTACCTGCATCTCTTCAAGCAGGTTGAAACCTTTCCAGATATCGCCAACTTTGGTATACCCATCAATCAACGTATTATATGTGAAAGTATCAGGAACCAAACCCACTTTGCGCATCTCTTTTAGAAGATTTAAAGCCTCTTTAATCATAAGTTTCCTACAAAACCCCTTGATTAGAGTATTGTAGGTAACGGCACTAGGCAAAATACCTCTTGTTCCCATTTTCCGATATAAGCCAAGAGCTTCCTCAGTATTCCCCGCCTCAATATACCCGTCCATCAGAATATTATAAACAAATTCATCTGTATTCATCCCTTTTCCAATCATTTCATTCAAAATCCCTTCTGCTTCCATCATTTTACCCTGCTTACAAAGTGCATTCACCAAAACGTCATAAGTAAAAACACTTATTTCAATACCCATTCTTATCATTTCACTGTGTAACACCAGAGCCCCATGGATATCTCCATGTCTTGAATGCCCATTAATCAATATGCTATAACTAACATTGTCTGGTTCCAATTTCTGCTCATGCATTTCAATGAGAAGCTCTCTGGCTTGCTCTAATCTACCACATTTACAAAGCCCATTGATCAAGGAATTATAGGTGACCAAATTAGGCCTCAAACCTTGTTTGAACATAACTTCCTTTATTTTAAAAGCCTCTTCTAGATGCTCACATTTACAATAACCATCAATCAGAGTATTATAGCTAATATGATTAGGAACCAAACCCCTGTCTAACATTTCCGCAAAAAGCTTACCTGCCTGTTCCATCTGTTTCCTTTTGCAGAAACTATTGATAATGACATTATAAGAAAAAGCATCAGGCTGGCAGCCCATTTCCTCCATTTTATAAAGCAACTCAACAGCATTATCTGACTGCCCTTCTTTAGAAAAGGCCTGAATCACTTTATTAAAACTAAAAACATTAAGAGTTATGCCCATAGATTTCATCTCAGAGAAAATTTCCCAAGCCCTATCAGGCAGCCTAGAAACAACCACAGCTTCAAGAAGAAAATTGCAGGAGGAAAGAAAAGGCACTATACCATGATTTTTCATTAGGTAGAAGGTTTCTGCTGCCTCTGAGACCATCCTGGCTTCCACATAGGCCTTCATCACCAAGTTAAAAACTGCTGGATTTGATTGAGAAGCATGCCTGAATGTTTTAAATAGAGCATGGGGTGTTGTATTGGAGGTCTTGAGAAGGACAAGTGACCTTATTGCCGATTGTGCAGGAACCCACCTTTTTTGTTGCAGCAAACCATGTACTTGTTGGATGATTTTTACTTCCAGTGCGTACTGATGGGCTGTAGAGCTGCTGATTTTACTTGTAAAAGTGAACCTCATTGGAACCCAGATTGCAGAACAAGAGGAAGTGGATCCCATCCTTTGCATTTGCTC contains these protein-coding regions:
- the LOC131038699 gene encoding pentatricopeptide repeat-containing protein At5g12100, mitochondrial, yielding MQRMGSTSSCSAIWVPMRFTFTSKISSSTAHQYALEVKIIQQVHGLLQQKRWVPAQSAIRSLVLLKTSNTTPHALFKTFRHASQSNPAVFNLVMKAYVEARMVSEAAETFYLMKNHGIVPFLSSCNFLLEAVVVSRLPDRAWEIFSEMKSMGITLNVFSFNKVIQAFSKEGQSDNAVELLYKMEEMGCQPDAFSYNVIINSFCKRKQMEQAGKLFAEMLDRGLVPNHISYNTLIDGYCKCEHLEEAFKIKEVMFKQGLRPNLVTYNSLINGLCKCGRLEQARELLIEMHEQKLEPDNVSYSILINGHSRHGDIHGALVLHSEMIRMGIEISVFTYDVLVNALCKQGKMMEAEGILNEMIGKGMNTDEFVYNILMDGYIEAGNTEEALGLYRKMGTRGILPSAVTYNTLIKGFCRKLMIKEALNLLKEMRKVGLVPDTFTYNTLIDGYTKVGDIWKGFNLLEEMQVKGLAPNVVTYGALINGLCKEGRMCEAEDLLKEMVDRSIAPNVQVYNNLIGRHAALGNMDEAFRLEKEMQTNCIMLNESIINELHKENKMLEAEDPWK